From the genome of Thiovibrio frasassiensis:
CCAGCCTGCCGCACAGATCCCGAAATTTTCCGCTCAGATGACCGACCTCGTCGTTGCCCGAAGGCAACAGGGCCGGAAGGGGCGACTGCTGGGGATATTGGTCCATGGCCAGGGAAAGCCGGCTCAGCCGCCGCACCACCAGGAGATCGACCATCAGGTAGAGGGTGAGCCCCACCGCCAGAATGGTGGCCACAAAAATCAGAAAGAGCATATGGTTGTTCTTGTGGATATCGGCCAGGGCCCGGTCCAGGGGGATGATCAGGCTCAGACCGCCGCGGATGTCTCCCACCTTGTTTTCTTGCTCAACATGGCATTCGAGGCAGGAGGCCTCCATGTAGAGCGGGCTGATGTAACGAAGCACCCGGCGACCATTCCGGCTGCCGAGCGAGAGCCGCTCGAACACCTCCTTGGTGGCAAAGGCCAACAGGCTTTCTCGTTCCCAGGGGTCCGGTTCGTTGACCGGGTTGATCACCTTCAGCGCCGTAACCCGATAATGGGCAACGCCCTCCGAGGCTGCATACTGGGAAATTTCCCGGGTGACCATGGCCGGATTACGCTTCACATAGTGGCGGCCGCTGGTATCGGTAATCTCCGGTTCCGCAAGGAAAGGGTTGGCCTCGACCCCGGGGCTTTTCAAAAGAAAGAGACCGTTGTGGTCAGCCACCCATTTCCGGGTGAGCAGAACCTGCTTGGAAAGCATGCGCGCCTGATCCGCCGCCTGGGAAAGCACCAGTTCGTGCTGGAACTGCGAGGTACGATAGAAGGTGATGCCGTAGGAAACCATAACGACACTGCTGATGAGCAGGATGAATTTATTGCGCAGACTCATTGGTTCTCCTTTTCGTGGGGTTCCGACCGTGACAGCCTGCAACAATGCATAATCCGTTCCTTGCTTTTCAAACGTTCGCAGCACCGATCAGCTCTGCCCCGAGAGAGGAACGCAGAGGGTGCCCCACAAGGTGCTTACCCCACAAACCCATTGTATGTTACCGTTTGGTAGCAGTCAATTGTCTTTTGCTGTTTCAGCCTGGTAACATTTCTGATTGTTTCTCTTGATTTTACAACAAAAAAACGATGGCACCCCTTTTGCAAAAAAACTTAATGAATGACGGCCTGGAGCTTTTCCGGAGCCTGAACTGAAAACAATGAGGAATGCTCGAGAAGGAAGGGTCCTCGTAATTCAGGAGGTGCCCATCTGGTGAAGATACCGATCATCCCTGGGTCGCATCAGGTTAATAAAAAAAAGTTTTTGGATACTCCTTTTTTTTGATAGCCTGAGAGAAGAACAAAGAAGAAACGCCTGCAGGATTCGCGCAGCAAAAAAACAAGGAGGTACGCCTATGGGTAACAAAAAGGGAAGGAGGGGCTGGCTGATCGCTCTCACCGTCCTTGGCGTCGGCATTCTGGTTGCGATTTTCTTGGCATTGGGACCTCCCCAGCTCCTGGCAAAATCGGAAACCCCCAACTTTTGTGCCAGTTGCCATGTGATGGAGGAGGAATATGATGCTTGGGCCCATGCCGGCGCCCATCGGCGGAAAGCGTGCGTGGACTGCCATCTGCCGAATGACAACCTGGCTCTGCACTATGTCTGGAAGAGTATCGACGGCATGAAGGATGTCCTGTTCTTTTATTCCAATCAGGTGCCAGAACGGATTGAAATCAGTGGACACGGCAAGGCGGTGGTCCAAGCCAATTGCATCCGCTGTCACGAGACCACCGTTGACCACATTGACCAAAAACGGCTTTGCTGGGAATGCCATCGCCGGGTTCCGCACAGGGGCGTTGGTTCAATGCAAACACTGTAACGCACGCAACAAAGACAACATAAGGAGGAGAATATGCAAAAGAAATTACTGTTGCCCCTGGTCCTGCTGGTAACCGGTGGCGTGCTGCTGACCGGCTGCAAAGGTCCCGAGAAGGTAGAGGCTGTCCGGGCAGTGAAGATTGCCGATGGTGAAATGGATCCGGCGGAATGGGGGAAGGCCTACCCGGTCCACTACGACCTGTGGAAAAAAACCGCCGAACCGACTCCCGCCGGCAAGAGCAAATACAAGAGAGGCTTCAATGCCGACGGCATCACCTACGACAAGCTCTCGGAGTTTCCATACATGGCCCTGCTTTTTAACGGCTGGGGCTTCGGCGTCGAGTACAACGAACCCCGCGGCCACGCCTTTATGCTTAAAGATCAGGTTACCATCGACCCAGCCCGCGTCGGAGCCGGGGGCGTCTGCCTGACCTGCAAAACTCCCTACGCACCTCAACTTGAGAAAGAAAAGGGGTTCGATTACTACAGCAAGCCCTGGGCCGAGGTCCGCGATATGATCCCGGAAAAATTCCGCGATCTCGGTGTTGCCTGCGTCGACTGCCACGACAACAACGGGATGGGGCTCAAGCTCTCCCGCGAGTTCACCCTGGGCAAGGCGCTCGAGGAAATGAAGGTTGACCGCAGCAAGCTCACCCATCAGGATATGCGCACCCTGGTCTGTGCCCAATGCCACGTAACTTACAATATCAAGAAGGATGAAAACAAGAAGTCGGTGGGCGTCTACTTCCCATGGCAGGGCAGCACCTATGGCGACATCTCGGTTGAGAACATCATCAAGCAGATCCGCTCCGACAATACCGTAGGGGAATGGACCCAGAAGGTTACCGGCTACAAGATGCCCTTCATGCGGCACCCTGAGTTTGAACTCTATTCCCGGAACAGTGTCCACTGGATGGCGGGCGCTGCCTGTGCCGACTGCCATATGCCCTATACCAAGGTGGGCAGCAACAAGCTCTCCGACCACCGGGTGACCAGCCCGCTTAAGGCCGACATGAAGGCCTGCCAACAATGCCATACCGAAACCCCGGAGTGGCTGCGCCAACAGGTGATCACGATCCAGGACCGTACCGCCTCCATGATGGTCCGTTCCGGTTACGCCACCGCCACCGTGGCCAAGCTGATTGAGCGGGTGCACACCCTGCAGGCGGAAGGCAAGGAGATCGACCAGAAACTTTACGAGAAGGCCAAGGATTTTTATATGGAAGCCTTCTTCCGCAGTCTGTTCATCGGGGCCGAGAACTCGATTGGCTTCCACAACCCCACCGAAGCGATGCGGATCCTCGGAGATTCCACCGCCTTTGCCACCAAGGCAGAAGGGCTCCTGCGCCAAGCACTTACCAAGGCTGGCGAGGATGTGCCGATGAACGTTAATCTCGAGCTTGACAAGTACCTCAATGAACGGGGCAAGAAAAAGCTCATGCAGCAGAAGGACGTGGAATTCAAGGACCCCTTCGGCGTTGAGGAAAAACTGAACACCGTGACACCCGTCACCACGAAGTAACGAGAAATAATC
Proteins encoded in this window:
- a CDS encoding ATP-binding protein; this translates as MSLRNKFILLISSVVMVSYGITFYRTSQFQHELVLSQAADQARMLSKQVLLTRKWVADHNGLFLLKSPGVEANPFLAEPEITDTSGRHYVKRNPAMVTREISQYAASEGVAHYRVTALKVINPVNEPDPWERESLLAFATKEVFERLSLGSRNGRRVLRYISPLYMEASCLECHVEQENKVGDIRGGLSLIIPLDRALADIHKNNHMLFLIFVATILAVGLTLYLMVDLLVVRRLSRLSLAMDQYPQQSPLPALLPSGNDEVGHLSGKFRDLCGRLERSQQELDRTRKQIFQSEKLAALGQLAAGVAHEVNNPLGGMLNCIKSMQDAPEDAVLRQRYLGLIEKGLKRIGNTVQQLLNFGRREPLHYSRIGVDPLLKECFLLLEYALKKITLRPELALGEKKYPIDSGALQQVVVNIVLNAVQAMPQGGTLTVSSREEDGWLRLSFADTGTGIAEVELAKIFDPFFTTKDVGEGSGLGLAVTYSLVQRMQGRISVTSTQGEGACFIVELPVEPASQTQEGEKNA
- the nrfH gene encoding cytochrome c nitrite reductase small subunit — protein: MGNKKGRRGWLIALTVLGVGILVAIFLALGPPQLLAKSETPNFCASCHVMEEEYDAWAHAGAHRRKACVDCHLPNDNLALHYVWKSIDGMKDVLFFYSNQVPERIEISGHGKAVVQANCIRCHETTVDHIDQKRLCWECHRRVPHRGVGSMQTL
- a CDS encoding ammonia-forming cytochrome c nitrite reductase subunit c552, giving the protein MQKKLLLPLVLLVTGGVLLTGCKGPEKVEAVRAVKIADGEMDPAEWGKAYPVHYDLWKKTAEPTPAGKSKYKRGFNADGITYDKLSEFPYMALLFNGWGFGVEYNEPRGHAFMLKDQVTIDPARVGAGGVCLTCKTPYAPQLEKEKGFDYYSKPWAEVRDMIPEKFRDLGVACVDCHDNNGMGLKLSREFTLGKALEEMKVDRSKLTHQDMRTLVCAQCHVTYNIKKDENKKSVGVYFPWQGSTYGDISVENIIKQIRSDNTVGEWTQKVTGYKMPFMRHPEFELYSRNSVHWMAGAACADCHMPYTKVGSNKLSDHRVTSPLKADMKACQQCHTETPEWLRQQVITIQDRTASMMVRSGYATATVAKLIERVHTLQAEGKEIDQKLYEKAKDFYMEAFFRSLFIGAENSIGFHNPTEAMRILGDSTAFATKAEGLLRQALTKAGEDVPMNVNLELDKYLNERGKKKLMQQKDVEFKDPFGVEEKLNTVTPVTTK